Proteins found in one Gammaproteobacteria bacterium genomic segment:
- a CDS encoding alpha/beta hydrolase, whose amino-acid sequence MPMPALRRCLLNVVTLLCLFLATVWVSLSALLYFFQPHYVYKPSRAMQPVTPAQYNLPYEEVALETDDRVRLHGWFLPAPARSGAVLYFHGNGGNISYDLLSLWRFRQLGLAVLGVDYRGYGLSEGSPNEEGTYRDARAAWRHLVEERGFAPGEIVVVGRSLGGAVAARLASEQAPAALVLESAFTSIEDMGRNLYPYLLVSLLTRIYYPTIDYVALVRAPLLVVHGPQDDLVPYSHAQRLYARALAAWEEAERSGTAAPLPPMLLPIPGGHNDAYGPDAVAYERGLAGFLQQALARQMALDDAPRAGEAAP is encoded by the coding sequence ATGCCGATGCCCGCCCTGCGCCGTTGCTTGCTTAACGTCGTTACACTCCTGTGCCTGTTCCTGGCGACCGTCTGGGTCTCCCTGTCGGCGCTGTTGTACTTTTTCCAACCGCACTATGTGTATAAGCCCAGCCGCGCCATGCAGCCGGTTACGCCGGCGCAGTACAACCTGCCCTACGAGGAGGTCGCCCTGGAGACCGACGACCGGGTGCGCTTGCACGGCTGGTTTCTGCCCGCGCCCGCCCGCAGCGGCGCGGTGCTGTACTTTCACGGCAACGGCGGCAACATCTCTTATGACTTGTTGTCCCTGTGGCGCTTTCGCCAGCTGGGGCTGGCGGTACTGGGCGTGGACTACCGGGGCTACGGTTTGAGCGAAGGCAGTCCGAACGAGGAGGGCACTTACCGGGATGCGCGCGCGGCCTGGCGGCACCTGGTGGAGGAGCGCGGCTTTGCGCCGGGCGAGATCGTCGTCGTGGGCCGTTCGCTGGGCGGGGCGGTCGCCGCCCGGCTGGCTTCGGAGCAGGCGCCCGCCGCCCTGGTGTTGGAATCGGCTTTCACCTCCATTGAGGACATGGGGCGCAATCTCTATCCCTACCTGCTGGTTTCGCTGCTTACCCGCATCTACTATCCCACCATAGATTACGTGGCCCTGGTGCGCGCGCCGCTGCTCGTCGTCCACGGCCCGCAGGATGATTTGGTTCCCTATTCCCACGCCCAGCGGCTCTATGCCCGGGCCCTGGCCGCCTGGGAGGAGGCGGAGCGGAGCGGGACCGCCGCCCCCCTGCCGCCCATGCTGTTGCCCATTCCCGGCGGCCACAACGATGCCTACGGGCCGGATGCCGTGGCGTATGAGCGAGGGCTGGCGGGTTTTTTGCAGCAGGCGCTGGCCCGCCAGATGGCGCTGGACGATGCGCCGCGCGCGGGCGAGGCGGCGCCGTGA